One region of Hoeflea sp. 108 genomic DNA includes:
- a CDS encoding tyrosine-type recombinase/integrase has protein sequence MRIVGSRKEDGLPYNKKHLERGLNFTVVRQQVWREGRVRRWPVLYVIVSGSDGSIQSHRYNHLEDYFFENDSRCEKWQSTTAQAIGLLIDFSVAAIQAMPLSFIQTDCEPLERRLLRGFALALLHGTSLVRDGGRADPFGLFWNAKGRDRTGRLLGALTRHLEWLGDKKEESRWAWAACVKAPGVNPTHSFRVAAELAIRTRYSFLKHLRERPHASSAYGQPSPNENKNKSHRFTGVVGPARAPSGPVHFFPPKYLAPLLFEGFSHGRDHSEHDEAAEIIALILAVGGLRTSEPFHSYVSDVQFIQDRVLMFFQNPDDGSVINNQDQVISRASYLESFNLLPRNLDKHRNHVGWKGMGISAGDTTQAYWLPLEPAIIHLTHRLRKYLFVTRPSIMARRPKILGDHPFLFVSSGRSAGDGQGNVGDPYTITAFRAAWTRAIRRLARNYQDPSLIRSKEMGTTPHGLRHLYGRILKSLGVDGVIIQKCMHHTSIYSHLIYTRLLPSEVSDILDNHASLFKDKLSSDLTHMWSDLAARVKLQADGAFEMHSFSHRGY, from the coding sequence TTGCGTATTGTTGGCAGCAGAAAGGAAGATGGCTTGCCTTATAACAAAAAACATCTTGAGCGTGGGCTCAATTTCACTGTTGTTAGGCAGCAGGTCTGGCGAGAAGGTCGGGTACGTCGGTGGCCCGTCTTATATGTAATCGTCAGTGGGTCAGACGGCAGTATCCAGTCGCACAGATACAATCACCTAGAGGACTATTTTTTTGAAAACGATTCTCGCTGTGAAAAATGGCAATCAACGACGGCACAGGCGATTGGCCTCCTGATCGATTTTTCAGTAGCGGCAATTCAGGCTATGCCGTTGTCGTTTATCCAAACAGACTGCGAACCTTTAGAGAGACGTCTGCTAAGGGGGTTTGCCTTGGCGCTACTTCACGGCACATCCCTGGTGCGCGACGGTGGGCGCGCAGATCCTTTCGGCCTGTTCTGGAACGCTAAAGGGCGAGATCGAACTGGTAGGCTTTTGGGCGCACTAACGCGTCATCTCGAATGGCTAGGCGACAAAAAGGAGGAGTCAAGATGGGCCTGGGCGGCATGTGTTAAAGCTCCCGGGGTTAATCCTACGCATTCATTTCGTGTCGCTGCTGAGCTGGCGATACGAACTAGATACAGCTTCCTAAAACACCTGAGGGAGCGCCCCCACGCTTCGTCGGCCTACGGCCAACCCTCGCCAAATGAAAATAAAAACAAATCTCACCGGTTTACGGGAGTTGTGGGTCCTGCCAGAGCGCCCAGCGGCCCGGTACACTTTTTCCCACCGAAGTATTTAGCACCCCTCTTATTCGAAGGGTTTAGTCACGGGCGTGACCATTCTGAGCATGATGAGGCGGCAGAAATCATCGCCCTAATTTTGGCAGTCGGTGGGCTGAGAACTAGCGAGCCGTTTCATTCATACGTGTCGGATGTCCAGTTTATCCAGGACAGGGTTCTGATGTTTTTTCAGAACCCTGACGACGGCAGCGTCATAAATAATCAGGACCAAGTCATAAGTCGAGCCAGCTATCTGGAATCGTTTAATCTTCTTCCGCGGAATTTAGATAAGCATAGAAATCATGTAGGTTGGAAAGGGATGGGGATCTCTGCGGGCGATACAACCCAAGCTTATTGGCTTCCTCTTGAACCCGCCATTATTCACCTGACGCACCGTTTGCGAAAGTATTTGTTCGTCACCCGGCCGTCGATTATGGCCCGACGGCCCAAAATACTCGGCGATCACCCATTTCTGTTCGTAAGCAGCGGACGATCAGCAGGTGACGGCCAAGGGAATGTAGGTGATCCTTACACCATCACTGCATTCAGGGCTGCTTGGACACGAGCAATTCGCAGGCTGGCTAGAAATTACCAAGACCCCTCACTGATCAGATCTAAAGAAATGGGTACAACTCCGCATGGTCTTCGTCACCTGTATGGACGCATTTTAAAATCATTAGGTGTCGACGGTGTCATTATCCAAAAATGCATGCATCACACAAGTATTTACAGCCACTTAATATATACGAGGCTACTACCCTCGGAAGTTAGCGATATACTTGATAATCATGCCAGTCTATTCAAAGATAAACTATCATCTGACCTAACCCACATGTGGTCAGATCTAGCGGCTCGCGTAAAATTGCAGGCAGATGGTGCATTTGAAATGCACAGCTTTAGTCATCGCGGATACTAA